One segment of Prionailurus bengalensis isolate Pbe53 chromosome D4, Fcat_Pben_1.1_paternal_pri, whole genome shotgun sequence DNA contains the following:
- the PPP6C gene encoding serine/threonine-protein phosphatase 6 catalytic subunit: protein MAPLDLDKYVEIARLCKYLPENDLKRLCDYVCDLLLEESNVQPVSTPVTVCGDIHGQFYDLCELFRTGGQVPDTNYIFMGDFVDRGYYSLETFTYLLALKAKWPDRITLLRGNHESRQITQVYGFYDECQTKYGNANAWRYCTKVFDMLTVAALIDEQILCVHGGLSPDIKTLDQIRTIERNQEIPHKGAFCDLVWSDPEDVDTWAISPRGAGWLFGAKVTNEFVHINNLKLICRAHQLVHEGYKFMFDEKLVTVWSAPNYCYRCGNIASIMVFKDVNTREPKLFRAVPDSERVIPPRTTTPYFL from the exons ATGGCGCCCCTAGACTTGGACAAGTATGTGGAGATAGCGCGGCTGTGCAAGTACCTCCCGGAGAACGACCTGAAG cGGCTATGTGACTATGTTTGTGACCTCCTCTTAGAAGAGTCAAATGTCCAGCCAGTATCAACACCAGTAACAGTGTGTGGAGACATACACGGACAG ttttatgacCTTTGTGAGCTATTCAGAACTGGAGGTCAGGTTCCTGACACAAACTACATATTTATG GGTGATTTTGTAGACAGAGGCTACTATAGTTTGGAGACCTTCACTTACCTTCTTGCACTAAAGGCTAAATGGCCTGATCGTATTACGCTTTTGCGAGGAAATCATGAGAGTAGACAGATAACACAGGTGTATGGATTTTATG ATGAGTGCCAAACCAAATATGGAAATGCTAATGCCTGGAGATATTGTACCAAAGTTTTCGACATGCTCACAGTAGCAGCT TTAATAGATGAGCAGATTTTGTGTGTTCATGGTGGTTTATCTCCTGATATCAAAACACTGGATCAAATTCGAACCATTGAACGGAATCAGGAAATTCCTCATAAAGGAGCATTTTGTGATCTGGTTTGGTCAGATCCTGAAGATGTGGATACTTGGGCAATCAGTCCCCGAGGAGCAGGTTGGCTTTTTGGCGCAAAGGTCACAAATGAG TTTGTCCATATCAACAACTTAAAACTCATCTGCAGAGCACACCAACTAGTGCACGAAGGCTATAAATTTATGTTTGATGAGAAGCTGGTAACAGTATGGTCAGCTCCTAATTACTGCTATCGTTGTGGAAATATTGCTTCGATCATGGTCTTCAAAGATGTAAATACAAGAGAACCAAAGTTATTCCGGGCAGTTCCAGATTCAGAACGTGTTATTCCTCCCAGAACGACGACGCCGTATTTCCTTTGA
- the LOC122475184 gene encoding mitochondrial import inner membrane translocase subunit TIM14-like has translation MASAAAAVGLTVAAAGFAGRYVLQAMKHNMEPQVQQVFQSLPNSAFSDGYYRGGFESKITKQAAALILGVSPTANKGKIRDARQQIMLLNHPDKEGSPYIAAKINEAKDLLEGRAKK, from the coding sequence ATGGCCAGTGCAGCGGCAGCAGTCGGACTGACTGTTGCTGCTGCAGGATTTGCAGGCCGTTATGTTTTGCAAGCCATGAAACACAATATGGAACCTCAAGTACAACAAGTTTTTCAAAGTCTACCAAATTCTGCCTTCAGTGATGGCTATTACAGAGGTGGGTTTGaatccaaaataacaaaacaagcaGCAGCATTAATACTAGGCGTAAGCCCTACTgccaataaaggaaaaataagagatgcTCGTCAACAAATTATGCTTTTAAATCACCCAGACAAGGAAGGATCTCCTTATATAGCAGCCAAAATCAATGAAGCTAAAGATTTACTAGAAGGTCGAgctaaaaaatga